A region from the Cannabis sativa cultivar Pink pepper isolate KNU-18-1 chromosome 9, ASM2916894v1, whole genome shotgun sequence genome encodes:
- the LOC115722951 gene encoding small ribosomal subunit protein uS13z/uS13y/uS13x, protein MSLVANEEFQHILRVLNTNVDGKQKIMFALTSIKGIGRRFANLVCKKADVDMNKRAGELSAQELDNLMVIVANPRQFKIPDWFLNRKKDYKDGKYSQVVSNALDMKLRDDLERLKKIRNHRGLRHYWGLRVRGQHTKTTGRRGKTVGVSKKR, encoded by the exons ATG TCTCTGGTAGCTAACGAGGAGTTTCAGCACATTTTGCGTGTGCTGAACACCAACGTTGATGGGAAGCAAAAGATCATGTTTGCCCTTACCTCAATCAAAGGTATCGGTCGCCGTTTCGCTAACCTCGTATGCAAGAAGGCCGATGTCGACATGAACAAGAG AGCTGGTGAACTTTCTGCCCAAGAGCTCGATAACTTGATGGTAATTGTTGCCAATCCTCGCCAGTTCAAGATCCCTGACTGGTTCCTCAACAGAAAGAAGGATTACAAGGATGGAAAATATTCCCAAGTCGTCTCCAATGCTTTGGATATGAAGCTTAGGGATGACCTTGAGCGGTTGAAGAAGATCAG AAATCACCGCGGTCTGCGACACTACTGGGGTCTTCGTGTTCGTGGACAGCACACCAAGACTACCGGCCGAAGGGGAAAGACTGTTGGTGTCTCAAAGAAGCGTTGA